One stretch of Micromonospora cremea DNA includes these proteins:
- a CDS encoding Gfo/Idh/MocA family protein, whose protein sequence is MSPRADGRVRHAVVGTGARAEMFVRALVLDHADTTELVAFTDVNQARMDAHNRWLTELGHHPVPTYAAGDFGAMLDKERVDVVLVTSVDVTHDEYVVAALRAGREVLTEKPMTVDAPRCRRILDAVAETGGRVTVAFNYRYNPLHEQVRRLLADGAVGEIGSVHFEWLLDVRHGADYFRRWHRDKAVSGGLMVHKASHHFDLVNWWLDATPVEVYAAGRLFFYGDTGRRHGYARDYDRAHGSPAAADDPFALRLDAHPRLRELYLDAEAEDGYQRDRNVFAAGVSIEDDMAVLARYSTGATMTYHLTAYAPWEGYRVMVNGSRGRLELEVTENDFVDRGTAGAVKGAALHGTEAPAEGGGATLTLRPFWAPPRQIPVEGRTRHGHGGADARMTGVLFGGHPDPLDRAATADDGALALLTGLAANRSFETGQPVRVADLLTTR, encoded by the coding sequence ATGTCACCCAGAGCCGACGGTCGGGTCCGGCACGCCGTCGTGGGCACCGGAGCGCGGGCGGAGATGTTCGTCCGGGCCCTGGTGCTCGACCACGCCGACACCACCGAGCTGGTCGCCTTCACCGACGTCAATCAGGCCCGGATGGACGCACACAACCGCTGGCTCACCGAGCTGGGCCACCACCCGGTGCCGACCTACGCGGCCGGCGACTTCGGGGCCATGCTGGACAAGGAGCGGGTCGACGTCGTCCTGGTCACCAGCGTGGACGTCACCCATGACGAGTACGTGGTGGCCGCGCTGCGCGCCGGGCGCGAGGTCCTCACCGAGAAGCCGATGACCGTGGACGCGCCGCGCTGCCGGCGGATCCTGGACGCCGTGGCGGAGACCGGCGGCCGGGTGACGGTCGCCTTCAACTACCGCTACAACCCGCTGCACGAACAGGTCCGCCGGCTGCTCGCCGACGGCGCGGTGGGCGAGATCGGCTCGGTGCACTTCGAGTGGCTGCTCGACGTGCGGCACGGCGCCGACTACTTCCGCCGCTGGCACCGGGACAAGGCCGTCTCCGGCGGGCTGATGGTGCACAAGGCCAGCCACCACTTCGACCTGGTCAACTGGTGGCTGGACGCCACCCCGGTCGAGGTGTACGCCGCCGGGCGCCTGTTCTTCTACGGTGACACCGGCCGCCGGCACGGCTACGCCCGCGACTACGACCGGGCGCACGGCTCCCCCGCCGCCGCGGACGACCCGTTCGCGCTGCGGCTGGACGCGCACCCTCGGCTGCGCGAGCTGTACCTCGACGCCGAGGCCGAGGACGGCTACCAGCGCGACCGCAACGTGTTCGCCGCCGGGGTGAGCATCGAGGACGACATGGCGGTGCTCGCCCGCTACTCCACCGGCGCCACGATGACCTACCACCTCACCGCGTACGCCCCCTGGGAGGGCTACCGGGTGATGGTCAACGGCAGCCGGGGCCGGCTGGAGCTGGAGGTCACCGAGAATGACTTCGTCGACCGGGGCACCGCCGGCGCGGTCAAGGGCGCCGCGCTGCACGGCACCGAGGCGCCGGCCGAGGGCGGTGGCGCGACGCTCACCCTGCGCCCGTTCTGGGCGCCGCCCCGGCAGATCCCCGTCGAGGGCCGCACCCGGCACGGGCACGGTGGCGCGGACGCCCGGATGACCGGGGTGCTCTTCGGTGGCCACCCCGACCCACTGGACCGCGCCGCGACCGCCGACGACGGCGCCCTGGCCCTGCTCACCGGCCTGGCCGCGAACCGGTCCTTCGAGACCGGTCAACCGGTCCGGGTCGCCGACCTGCTCACCACCCGCTGA
- a CDS encoding enolase C-terminal domain-like protein, which yields MSVTITSVEVHDVRFPTAARGDGSDAINRGDYSATYVELGTDAGPTGAGFTFTNGRGNEITCAAVHALAHHVRGRTVEEIVAEPVAFWRSLSADVQLRWLGPEKGVIHMATGALVNAVWDLRATLAGKPMWRFLAELPTDELVASVDFRHITDALTPDEAAAILNKGRDGLTDRLATLERDGFPSYTTSVGWLGYPDDKVRALTRRAYDDGWRAMKMKVGGPLVDDLRRARIIRAEIGPDALLMMDANQVWDVDEAITAMTALAEVDPYWIEEPTHADDILGHARIARAVGELTDGRCRVATGEVAANRVIFKQLLQAEAIGVMQIDACRVGGVNEVLAELLLAAKFGVPVCPHAGGVGLCEYVQHLAIFDYLRVGTGLDGRMIEYVDHLHEHFVDPVRTRGGRYLLPERPGYSATMKPESIAEFRFPDGPVWR from the coding sequence GTGAGCGTCACCATCACCTCCGTCGAGGTGCACGACGTGCGGTTCCCGACCGCCGCGCGGGGCGACGGCTCCGACGCGATCAACCGGGGCGACTACTCGGCGACCTACGTGGAGCTGGGCACCGACGCCGGGCCGACCGGCGCCGGTTTCACCTTCACCAACGGCCGGGGCAACGAGATCACCTGCGCGGCCGTCCACGCGCTGGCCCACCACGTTCGGGGGCGGACAGTCGAGGAGATCGTCGCCGAGCCAGTGGCGTTCTGGCGTTCGCTCAGCGCTGATGTGCAACTGCGCTGGCTGGGCCCGGAGAAGGGCGTCATCCACATGGCGACCGGCGCGCTGGTCAACGCGGTGTGGGACCTGCGGGCCACGCTGGCCGGCAAGCCGATGTGGCGGTTCCTCGCCGAGCTGCCCACCGATGAGCTGGTCGCCAGCGTCGACTTCCGGCACATCACCGACGCGCTCACCCCGGACGAGGCCGCCGCGATCCTCAACAAGGGACGCGACGGGCTCACCGACCGTCTGGCCACGCTGGAACGCGACGGTTTTCCTTCGTACACCACATCGGTCGGCTGGCTGGGCTACCCGGACGACAAGGTGCGGGCGCTGACCCGGCGGGCGTACGACGACGGCTGGCGGGCGATGAAGATGAAGGTCGGCGGCCCACTCGTCGACGACCTGCGCCGGGCCCGGATCATCCGGGCCGAGATCGGCCCCGACGCGCTGCTGATGATGGACGCCAACCAGGTGTGGGACGTCGACGAGGCGATCACGGCGATGACCGCGCTGGCCGAGGTGGACCCGTACTGGATCGAGGAGCCGACGCACGCCGACGACATCCTCGGCCACGCCCGGATCGCCCGCGCGGTCGGCGAGCTGACCGATGGCCGGTGCCGGGTGGCCACCGGTGAGGTGGCCGCCAACCGGGTGATCTTCAAGCAGCTGCTCCAGGCTGAGGCGATCGGCGTGATGCAGATCGACGCGTGCCGGGTCGGCGGGGTCAACGAGGTGCTCGCGGAGCTGCTGCTGGCGGCGAAGTTCGGGGTGCCGGTCTGCCCGCACGCCGGCGGCGTCGGCCTCTGCGAGTACGTCCAGCACCTGGCGATCTTCGACTACCTGCGGGTGGGCACCGGCCTGGACGGGCGGATGATCGAGTACGTCGACCATCTGCACGAGCACTTCGTCGACCCGGTACGCACCCGTGGTGGCCGCTACCTGCTGCCCGAGCGGCCCGGCTACAGCGCCACCATGAAGCCGGAGTCGATCGCCGAGTTCCGCTTCCCGGACGGCCCGGTGTGGCGGTGA
- a CDS encoding ABC transporter substrate-binding protein, with the protein MHPATPPTASAPVGRTHRTPLPRRRLLRGVLAAAVAAPLLFGAAACGGDDDTATDPNAPVKLSIFWWGGDARAKLAEDALALYTKKHPNVTFEKTWQANQGYFDKLATLTAGGNPPDLFQIDDNYLAEYAARSTTLDLTSYQESGKVDTSKFPKSLWQYGVVDGKLAGLAAGENTQGLVYNKTLLAKHNLPEPTTGMTWEQHIAWAEQVTKKTGVPGTQDPSADYKAFWVWLRQQGKDLYKAKELGFTAEDVTRWFDLWKGARDRKATPTADVIHEGNSSDVTKQLVVTGKSATSWVWANQMPDLKKNTKDELGVIAYPGDPSAQWARASMYWSVFKGSKNKDVAVDVINFLNNDQEAVKLLGTDRGLPSNLDLRRAVSDDTTDPAMKQSIAVEAELTQKFGESPQVPIKGHSKVKSELIKAAENAQYGRATTAEAATQFVEACKAAIA; encoded by the coding sequence ATGCACCCCGCAACGCCCCCCACCGCCAGCGCGCCCGTCGGGCGCACCCACCGTACCCCCCTGCCCAGGCGGCGGCTGCTGCGCGGCGTGCTCGCCGCGGCGGTCGCCGCGCCGCTGCTGTTCGGCGCCGCGGCCTGCGGCGGAGACGATGACACCGCCACCGATCCGAACGCTCCGGTCAAGCTCTCCATTTTCTGGTGGGGCGGTGACGCCCGAGCCAAGCTCGCCGAGGACGCCTTGGCGCTGTACACCAAGAAGCACCCGAACGTGACGTTCGAGAAGACCTGGCAGGCCAACCAGGGCTACTTCGACAAGCTGGCGACGCTCACCGCCGGTGGCAACCCGCCCGACCTGTTCCAGATCGACGACAACTACCTGGCCGAGTACGCGGCCCGCAGCACCACGCTCGACCTGACCTCCTACCAGGAGTCCGGCAAGGTGGACACTTCCAAGTTCCCCAAGAGCCTCTGGCAGTACGGCGTGGTCGACGGCAAGCTCGCCGGCCTGGCCGCCGGGGAGAACACCCAGGGCCTGGTCTACAACAAGACGCTGCTGGCCAAGCACAACCTGCCCGAGCCGACCACCGGGATGACCTGGGAGCAGCACATCGCCTGGGCCGAGCAGGTGACCAAGAAGACCGGCGTGCCCGGCACGCAGGACCCGAGCGCCGACTACAAGGCGTTCTGGGTGTGGCTGCGCCAGCAGGGCAAGGACCTCTACAAGGCCAAGGAGTTGGGCTTCACCGCCGAGGACGTGACCAGGTGGTTCGACCTGTGGAAGGGTGCCCGCGACCGCAAGGCCACCCCGACCGCCGACGTCATCCACGAGGGCAACTCCAGTGACGTCACCAAGCAACTGGTGGTCACCGGCAAGTCGGCGACCTCCTGGGTCTGGGCCAACCAGATGCCGGACCTGAAGAAGAACACCAAGGACGAGCTGGGCGTGATCGCCTACCCCGGTGACCCCAGCGCGCAGTGGGCCCGGGCCTCGATGTACTGGTCGGTGTTCAAGGGCAGCAAGAACAAGGACGTCGCGGTCGACGTGATCAACTTCCTGAACAACGACCAGGAGGCGGTCAAGCTGCTCGGCACCGACCGTGGCCTGCCGTCCAACCTGGACCTGCGGCGGGCGGTCAGCGACGACACCACTGACCCGGCCATGAAGCAGTCGATCGCCGTCGAGGCGGAGCTGACCCAGAAGTTCGGCGAGTCGCCGCAGGTGCCGATCAAGGGGCACAGCAAGGTCAAGTCCGAGCTGATCAAGGCCGCGGAGAACGCCCAGTACGGCCGGGCCACCACCGCCGAGGCCGCCACCCAGTTCGTCGAGGCGTGCAAGGCCGCCATCGCCTGA
- a CDS encoding mannitol dehydrogenase family protein, whose protein sequence is MAVTVGASRLGLGVLRRLPAAARPLVRPGTVPAGVVHLGLGAFHRAHQAVYTEAAIGAAGGDWGIVAVAPRSTALVEALAAQDNLFSVSTLSAAGSATRVVGALSGVRHAPSDPYAVVALLADPAVRVVTLTVTEKAYQLDPVTGQLCPDSALAADLAGGRPPTTVPGLLLRGLAARAAADAGPVALVSCDNLPANGRRLRGLVDQAVGRAAGVPTGLVDWVAGNVTCPGTMVDRIVPASTPETIDAARRALGVTDLAAVAAEPYAQWVIEDDFPGGRPGWEHAGAVLTGDAGPWERLKLRTLNGVHSAVAYLGALAGRETVADALEIPHLADVLRRLIAEDVAVSFTPPDGVRVVDYGEQVLARFGNPAIRHRTLQVATDGSQKLPQRVLHTIADLRAAGRSARWAALVVAAWLRFALGHADDGRALPFQDPLAGPIRAALDAGAQNPAGAVDAVFALREVIPVEVAEDEEVRADVIAWMTALERHGVEATLAGAR, encoded by the coding sequence GTGGCGGTGACCGTCGGCGCCTCCCGGCTCGGCCTGGGCGTGCTACGCCGGCTGCCCGCCGCGGCCCGACCGCTGGTGCGGCCGGGCACCGTGCCGGCCGGTGTGGTGCACCTCGGGCTCGGCGCGTTCCACCGGGCGCACCAGGCGGTCTACACCGAGGCCGCGATCGGCGCGGCCGGTGGCGACTGGGGCATCGTGGCGGTCGCCCCGCGCAGCACCGCCCTGGTCGAGGCGCTCGCCGCGCAGGACAACCTGTTCAGCGTCAGCACCCTCTCCGCCGCCGGCAGCGCCACCCGTGTGGTGGGCGCGCTGAGCGGGGTACGGCACGCGCCCAGCGACCCGTACGCCGTGGTGGCGCTGCTCGCCGACCCGGCGGTGCGGGTGGTGACGCTGACCGTCACGGAGAAGGCGTACCAACTCGACCCGGTGACCGGCCAGTTGTGCCCGGACTCGGCGCTCGCCGCGGACCTGGCCGGCGGCCGTCCTCCGACCACCGTGCCGGGTCTGCTGCTGCGCGGGCTGGCCGCGCGGGCCGCCGCGGACGCCGGGCCGGTGGCGCTGGTCAGCTGCGACAACCTCCCGGCGAACGGCCGGCGGCTGCGTGGCCTCGTCGACCAGGCGGTCGGCCGTGCCGCCGGGGTGCCCACCGGGCTGGTCGACTGGGTGGCCGGCAATGTCACCTGCCCGGGCACCATGGTGGACCGGATCGTGCCGGCCAGCACCCCGGAGACGATCGACGCGGCCCGGCGGGCGCTCGGCGTGACCGACCTGGCCGCGGTGGCCGCCGAGCCGTACGCGCAGTGGGTGATCGAGGACGACTTCCCGGGCGGCCGGCCGGGCTGGGAGCACGCCGGTGCGGTGCTCACCGGCGACGCCGGCCCGTGGGAGCGGTTGAAGCTGCGCACCCTCAACGGCGTGCACTCGGCCGTGGCGTACCTGGGTGCGCTGGCCGGTCGCGAGACGGTCGCCGACGCGTTGGAGATACCGCACCTGGCCGACGTGCTGCGCCGGCTGATCGCCGAGGACGTGGCGGTCAGCTTCACCCCGCCGGACGGCGTCCGGGTGGTCGACTACGGCGAGCAGGTCCTGGCCCGGTTCGGCAACCCGGCGATCCGGCACCGCACCCTTCAGGTGGCGACGGACGGCTCGCAGAAGCTGCCGCAGCGGGTCCTGCACACCATCGCCGACCTGCGCGCGGCCGGGCGATCCGCGCGCTGGGCGGCGCTGGTGGTGGCCGCCTGGTTGCGGTTCGCGCTGGGCCACGCCGACGACGGTCGGGCACTACCGTTCCAGGATCCCCTCGCCGGGCCGATCCGGGCCGCGCTGGACGCCGGCGCGCAGAACCCGGCCGGCGCGGTCGACGCGGTCTTCGCGCTGCGCGAGGTGATTCCGGTCGAGGTGGCCGAGGACGAGGAGGTTCGCGCCGACGTGATCGCCTGGATGACCGCGCTGGAGCGACACGGCGTCGAGGCGACACTGGCCGGTGCCCGGTGA
- a CDS encoding LacI family DNA-binding transcriptional regulator, which translates to MPVTIRDVARASGVHISTVSRTFSAPHLVNPETRVRVLACAEDLGYRPNRAARALITGRTHNIGLIIADIANPFFPPLIKAAESQARHRDYHVFVADTNEDPTAEEELVHALAKQVDGVLLCSPRMSNSLIEQLSREVPLVVVNRQVTGLPCVLMDVGQGARAAIDHLIGLGHTRIALLGGPRSSWTNREMRRAAATAARAGGAELTLLGPNAPTETGGSAVAEQVRRSGVSAVLAYNDLMAIGLIEGLDALGVRVPQEVSVVGVDDIALSRLTRPKLTTVATPTAAAGRTAVDMLLQQDTESPRGTRGLGAGTAIGVRRTTAQVMLQTDLVIRDSTGPGPRARPARPLAAPLSPDPHCPAGPGIPTTATGDAVAS; encoded by the coding sequence GTGCCAGTCACCATCCGGGACGTCGCCCGCGCCTCCGGGGTGCACATCTCCACCGTGTCCCGCACCTTCTCCGCCCCGCACCTGGTCAACCCGGAGACCCGGGTCCGGGTGCTGGCCTGCGCGGAGGATCTGGGCTACCGGCCGAACCGGGCCGCCCGGGCCCTGATCACCGGGCGGACGCACAACATCGGGCTGATCATCGCGGACATCGCGAACCCGTTCTTCCCGCCGCTGATCAAGGCGGCGGAGAGTCAGGCCCGGCACCGCGACTACCACGTCTTCGTGGCCGACACCAATGAGGACCCGACCGCCGAGGAGGAGCTGGTCCACGCCCTGGCCAAGCAGGTGGACGGGGTGCTGCTGTGCAGCCCGCGGATGAGCAACAGCCTGATCGAGCAGCTCAGCCGCGAGGTGCCGCTGGTGGTGGTGAACCGCCAGGTCACCGGCCTGCCCTGTGTGCTGATGGATGTCGGGCAGGGCGCCAGGGCGGCGATCGACCACCTGATCGGCCTGGGCCACACCCGCATCGCGCTGCTCGGCGGCCCACGCAGCTCGTGGACCAACCGGGAGATGCGCCGGGCCGCCGCTACGGCCGCCCGGGCCGGCGGCGCGGAGCTGACCCTGCTCGGCCCGAACGCGCCCACCGAGACCGGTGGGTCCGCGGTCGCCGAGCAGGTGCGGCGCAGCGGCGTCTCCGCCGTGCTGGCCTACAACGACCTGATGGCGATCGGCCTCATCGAGGGGCTGGACGCGCTCGGGGTCCGGGTGCCGCAGGAGGTGAGCGTCGTCGGGGTCGACGACATCGCCCTGAGCCGGCTCACCCGCCCCAAACTGACGACGGTGGCCACACCCACCGCGGCCGCCGGCCGGACGGCCGTCGACATGCTGCTGCAACAGGACACCGAGTCACCGCGCGGTACGCGGGGGCTCGGTGCCGGCACGGCGATCGGCGTCCGTCGTACCACCGCACAGGTAATGCTCCAGACCGACCTGGTCATCCGCGACTCGACCGGCCCGGGCCCGCGGGCCCGACCGGCACGTCCCCTGGCCGCGCCGCTGAGCCCGGACCCGCATTGCCCTGCGGGCCCGGGCATCCCGACCACGGCCACCGGTGACGCCGTCGCCTCCTAA
- the uxaC gene encoding glucuronate isomerase encodes MPTFDNTDLLLPPEPGQRALARELYALAAEQPIISPHGHVDPALLAEDRPFPDPAQLLIVPDHYLTRMLLSQGVPPADLGVPTRDGSPVETDGRVIWRRFAAHWHLFRGTPSRLWLEQTFRTVFGVHTPLGPATADTLYDELAARLAEPDFRPRALFERFGIEVLATTESPLDDLGQHAKLAADGWGGPGGRVVTTFRPDDVVDMEFEGWSTNVERLGELAGENTGTYDGYLAALRARRVAFIAAGATSSDHGHPTARTLDLAPQEAARLYDRGRRGEADPADAEAFRAHMLVEFARMSLDDGLVMQLHPGAVRNHNRWLHARHGRDVGGDVPQATEYVHALAPLLERYGNDPRLRVVLYTLDEDAFTRELAPLAGGYAALLLGAPWWFLDSPEVLRRFRETVTETAGFYNTTGFVDDTRAFCSIPVRHDVARRVDAGFLARLVAEHRLPMDEAAETIVDLAYRLPKQVFNFGGQNQ; translated from the coding sequence GTGCCCACGTTCGACAACACCGACCTGCTCCTGCCGCCCGAGCCCGGCCAGCGCGCGCTGGCCCGGGAGCTGTACGCGCTGGCCGCGGAGCAACCCATCATCTCGCCGCACGGGCACGTCGACCCGGCCCTGCTCGCCGAGGACCGACCGTTTCCCGACCCGGCGCAGTTGCTCATCGTGCCCGACCACTACCTGACCCGGATGCTGCTCAGCCAGGGCGTACCCCCGGCGGACCTGGGCGTGCCGACCCGCGACGGCAGCCCGGTGGAGACCGACGGCCGGGTCATCTGGCGGCGCTTCGCCGCGCACTGGCACCTGTTTCGGGGCACCCCGTCGCGACTGTGGCTGGAGCAGACCTTCCGCACCGTGTTCGGGGTGCACACCCCGCTCGGCCCGGCCACCGCCGACACCCTCTACGACGAGCTGGCCGCCCGGCTCGCCGAGCCGGACTTCCGGCCCCGAGCGCTGTTCGAGCGGTTCGGCATCGAGGTGCTGGCCACCACCGAGTCGCCGCTGGACGACCTCGGCCAGCACGCCAAGCTCGCCGCCGACGGCTGGGGTGGGCCGGGCGGCCGGGTGGTCACCACTTTCCGGCCCGACGACGTGGTGGACATGGAGTTCGAGGGCTGGTCGACCAACGTCGAGCGGTTGGGCGAGCTGGCCGGGGAGAACACCGGCACGTACGACGGCTACCTGGCCGCGCTGCGGGCACGCCGGGTCGCGTTCATCGCCGCCGGAGCGACCTCCTCCGACCACGGCCACCCCACCGCGCGCACCCTGGACCTGGCACCGCAGGAGGCCGCGCGGCTGTACGACCGGGGCCGGCGCGGCGAGGCCGACCCGGCCGACGCGGAGGCGTTCCGGGCGCACATGCTGGTGGAGTTCGCCCGGATGTCGCTCGACGACGGCCTGGTCATGCAGCTGCATCCGGGAGCGGTGCGCAACCACAACCGCTGGCTGCACGCCCGGCACGGTCGCGACGTCGGCGGGGACGTCCCGCAGGCCACCGAGTACGTGCACGCGCTCGCCCCGCTGCTGGAGCGCTACGGCAACGACCCCCGGCTGCGGGTCGTGCTCTACACCCTCGACGAGGACGCCTTCACCCGCGAGCTGGCACCTCTGGCCGGCGGCTACGCCGCGCTGCTGCTCGGCGCACCCTGGTGGTTCCTGGACTCCCCCGAGGTGCTGCGCCGGTTCCGGGAGACGGTCACCGAGACCGCCGGGTTCTACAACACCACCGGGTTCGTCGACGACACCCGGGCGTTCTGCTCCATCCCGGTCCGCCACGACGTGGCCCGCCGGGTGGACGCCGGCTTCCTGGCCCGGCTCGTCGCCGAGCACCGGCTGCCGATGGACGAGGCGGCCGAGACCATCGTCGACCTGGCGTACCGGCTGCCGAAGCAGGTCTTCAACTTCGGGGGGCAGAACCAGTGA